A part of Larkinella insperata genomic DNA contains:
- a CDS encoding RagB/SusD family nutrient uptake outer membrane protein: protein MKHTIIKKLSKVALVGAVLLGPSSCSDFLEEQAPSNLTSDIFYTIPDHAEAALASVYASLRFIGDGANIFSNNWQLLEAMTGTSTTETAQNSDLNNLYSLSHDGNTIHVVNYWNGLYRVIAQVNQLLERVPGITMPDAQKTKILGEARFLRAWAYFTAVRLWGDVPLVTKPQTIESADFKPSRASQEEIYNLIVEDLKAAESAGLAWMDVSGRVNQAAVKTQLAKVYLTMAGFPLSKGASHYKLAADKAWEVVQYANANPSSINLFSTYEEVHSETTENRLEHLFMLQYNAIVASNPMDNFYGNFKPINYNGPTGTGSSVPTKSFYDSFEQGDLRAKDQEGYFYTTYFTNGTGARFELGAPYVFKHFNRIANGTFGVAGTRLNNLNVPQIRYAETLLIYAEAQNEVGGPTQAAYDAMKRIRDRAKLTTPALGTYNQASFREAVWRERWHELCYEQLTWFDMVRLRKVYNEKTNGFDNFVGHVNLNTNKTLEAKHLLLPLPRQEMLNNPNLRPQNPGHPE from the coding sequence ATGAAGCATACAATCATAAAAAAACTGAGTAAAGTGGCCCTGGTCGGTGCGGTTTTGCTTGGTCCCTCCAGTTGCTCCGATTTCCTGGAAGAACAGGCTCCCTCGAACCTGACTTCTGACATTTTCTATACCATTCCGGATCATGCCGAAGCCGCGCTGGCGTCGGTCTATGCCAGCCTGCGCTTTATTGGCGATGGAGCCAACATCTTCTCCAACAACTGGCAATTGCTGGAAGCCATGACGGGGACTTCCACGACGGAGACCGCCCAGAACTCGGACTTGAACAACCTCTACAGCCTTTCGCACGACGGAAACACCATCCACGTGGTAAACTACTGGAATGGGTTATACCGGGTTATCGCGCAGGTCAACCAACTGCTTGAGCGGGTGCCGGGTATCACGATGCCGGATGCGCAGAAAACCAAGATTTTGGGGGAAGCGCGGTTCCTGCGGGCGTGGGCTTACTTCACGGCTGTTCGGTTGTGGGGGGATGTGCCACTCGTCACCAAACCGCAGACCATCGAGTCGGCAGATTTCAAGCCAAGCCGGGCGTCTCAGGAAGAGATTTACAATTTAATTGTTGAAGACCTGAAGGCGGCTGAATCGGCCGGACTGGCCTGGATGGATGTCAGCGGACGGGTTAACCAGGCTGCCGTGAAAACGCAGTTGGCGAAAGTTTACCTGACGATGGCCGGTTTCCCGTTGAGCAAAGGGGCATCACACTACAAACTGGCTGCCGATAAGGCCTGGGAGGTCGTTCAATACGCCAACGCCAACCCGTCGAGCATCAACCTGTTCTCAACTTACGAAGAAGTTCACAGCGAAACCACCGAGAACCGATTGGAGCATCTGTTTATGCTGCAATACAACGCAATCGTGGCCAGCAACCCGATGGATAACTTCTACGGAAACTTCAAGCCGATCAACTACAATGGTCCGACCGGAACCGGTAGCTCCGTACCCACGAAATCATTCTACGATTCATTCGAACAGGGTGACCTGCGGGCAAAAGACCAGGAGGGGTATTTCTACACGACGTACTTTACCAACGGGACGGGTGCCCGGTTTGAGTTGGGCGCTCCGTATGTGTTCAAGCACTTCAACCGCATTGCCAACGGAACGTTTGGCGTAGCGGGAACGCGTTTGAACAACCTCAACGTACCGCAGATTCGTTACGCTGAAACACTGCTGATTTACGCCGAAGCGCAAAACGAAGTTGGCGGACCGACGCAGGCCGCTTACGATGCCATGAAGCGTATCCGCGACCGGGCCAAGTTAACGACGCCCGCGCTGGGTACCTACAACCAGGCCTCTTTCCGGGAAGCTGTTTGGCGGGAACGCTGGCACGAACTGTGCTATGAGCAGCTCACCTGGTTTGACATGGTTCGTTTGCGGAAAGTCTACAACGAGAAAACCAACGGGTTCGATAATTTCGTGGGTCACGTCAACCTGAATACGAACAAAACCTTGGAAGCGAAACACTTGCTGTTGCCGCTGCCAAGACAGGAGATGCTGAACAACCCGAACCTCCGGCCGCAAAATCCCGGTCATCCCGAATAG
- a CDS encoding 2-C-methyl-D-erythritol 4-phosphate cytidylyltransferase, with translation MKNRFAILVAGGNGSRMGLNAPKQFLPVGGLPILMHTIRRFRSYSPNLEIIVVLPAAQLPVWEELCQQYQFGELITLIPGGQTRFQSVRNGLQFIQAEDGLVAVHDGVRPFVTTAIIRNSFETAERTGSAVTCVPLKDSARLVHPDGRSQAVDRTSYRLVQTPQTFQLPLFRRAFQVEEQPFFTDCASVVEYAGFPVTLIDGSYDNIKITTPEDLEIAEQKIRSAR, from the coding sequence ATGAAAAACCGTTTTGCGATACTTGTCGCCGGAGGGAACGGCAGCCGGATGGGACTAAATGCGCCGAAGCAATTTCTGCCCGTTGGCGGTTTACCCATTCTGATGCACACCATCCGACGCTTTCGGTCCTACAGCCCCAATCTGGAAATTATCGTGGTATTGCCCGCGGCCCAGTTGCCAGTTTGGGAGGAGCTTTGCCAGCAGTACCAGTTTGGAGAGCTAATTACACTGATTCCAGGCGGACAAACCCGGTTTCAGTCGGTTCGTAACGGGTTACAATTCATTCAGGCCGAAGACGGTCTCGTTGCCGTTCACGATGGCGTTCGCCCGTTTGTTACCACGGCGATCATTCGCAATAGCTTTGAAACCGCCGAACGTACGGGCAGTGCCGTTACCTGCGTTCCGTTGAAGGATTCGGCCCGGCTGGTTCACCCGGATGGTCGTAGTCAGGCCGTCGACCGCACCAGTTACCGGCTGGTACAGACCCCGCAGACATTCCAGCTACCCCTCTTCAGAAGGGCCTTTCAGGTGGAAGAACAACCGTTTTTCACGGATTGCGCCAGCGTTGTTGAGTATGCCGGTTTTCCGGTTACGCTCATCGACGGCTCTTACGACAACATTAAAATTACCACGCCGGAAGATTTAGAAATTGCTGAACAGAAAATCCGATCCGCCCGCTGA
- a CDS encoding SusC/RagA family TonB-linked outer membrane protein, whose translation MVKHLLPPAQLGRKMSVCVPQLLLAVLCTNFALAAKAPDRNVSARNLVSVKLIDRTLTGKVTDETNSPLPGVSIVLKGTQRGTVTDANGTYKLDVPDNGGTLVFSFVGYLPQEVNVGTQTAVNVSLKTDDKVLEEIVVIGYGTAKKSDLTGAVGSVREAELKERPTASLTQALSGRMPGVQVNTNSGRPGGRTTVRIRGFSSINSSNNPLYVVDGVMLPQGNQSQFSSAIDYINPNDIVSVEVLKDASSTAIYGARGANGVILVTTKKGKAGEGQVTYNADFSVNTIGPNRPQVLNAKEYLQVEDLAYANIQKYDPTGWASGKYTSLDPIARRRRFSEAHPGVFDANLNPLYDTDWFKETTQNKLSQNHQLGFSGGNERTQYSLSIGYRNDEGLIKTSYMRRYSGRFTIDDQVKKWLKIGGTLSYNNQTENLVDINDAVARQIVEDFPFLPVRYSDGTYASNRDYPSAEGSFSSMHRLMDRRYILNTQTTLGSLYSNITFAKGLEMRTVLGVNLMTQENNESQTRTLNPGQFGNAASRNRRENFWSLENYLTYNKQISDNQNLTALLGLSWQETNFFNMSATVQNFATDYFGYNNLGAGATNPQVGSGASRFAFNSYFGRVNYSLMEKYLFTVTGRADGSSKFGANHKFAFFPSAAFAWRVSEESFLKGNPVISNLKLRTSYGLTGNSEIPPYTSLALLSSNYATIYGDTRFNGTGIDRLANPDLRWEKTAQTDIGLEIGILKGRINLEADYYYRKTTDMLLDAPVPRTSGYATIRQNVGSMQNQGFEFALNTVNIDRPGFSWNTTFNLSMNRNKVLSLATPSDIFNVGGPNFTNPTNIIRIGEPVGSFWGLTRLGTWSEAEREEAAKFTSYRNNLTMLPGDIKYLDVNGDKIINDADRSIIGNGSPKGWGAFTNNVRFKNFDATLELQYMYGNDVMLMNLHASEDRQALANSYASVLNAWRPDNQNTPIAEIRETRAGYVTNVDSHWIKNGSFLRGRNLLLGYTFPSQVTERIKVNRLRLYATVQNFFLLVEDPIVGDPEVTPTNQGDGNSAFSQGMIWHNYPKPTTYMLGLQIGL comes from the coding sequence ATGGTGAAACACCTACTCCCTCCAGCTCAGCTTGGCAGGAAGATGAGCGTTTGTGTGCCTCAACTCCTCTTAGCTGTTCTCTGCACAAACTTCGCTCTCGCTGCGAAAGCTCCCGACCGGAACGTATCAGCCAGAAATCTTGTATCGGTCAAACTGATCGATCGGACGCTGACCGGTAAAGTAACAGACGAAACAAACTCTCCGCTGCCGGGTGTGAGTATCGTTCTGAAAGGAACCCAGCGTGGTACGGTAACTGATGCAAACGGCACGTATAAACTCGACGTTCCGGACAATGGCGGAACGCTGGTTTTCTCGTTTGTTGGTTACCTGCCGCAGGAGGTAAACGTTGGAACGCAGACCGCAGTGAACGTTAGCCTGAAAACCGACGACAAAGTTCTGGAAGAGATCGTCGTTATCGGTTACGGTACCGCCAAGAAAAGTGACTTGACCGGCGCCGTTGGCTCGGTGCGGGAAGCCGAATTGAAAGAACGTCCAACGGCTTCGCTGACCCAGGCGTTGTCCGGCCGGATGCCCGGTGTGCAGGTGAACACCAACTCGGGGCGCCCCGGTGGCCGGACTACCGTCCGCATCCGTGGTTTTAGCTCCATCAACTCATCGAACAACCCGCTTTACGTGGTTGACGGTGTGATGTTGCCCCAGGGAAACCAGAGCCAGTTTAGCTCGGCAATCGACTACATCAACCCCAATGATATCGTTTCGGTAGAGGTCTTGAAAGATGCTTCATCGACCGCTATTTACGGAGCTCGCGGTGCCAACGGGGTTATTCTGGTCACGACGAAAAAAGGAAAAGCAGGCGAAGGACAGGTCACGTACAACGCCGATTTCAGCGTGAACACGATTGGTCCGAACCGCCCCCAGGTGCTGAACGCCAAAGAATACCTGCAAGTGGAAGACCTGGCGTACGCCAACATCCAGAAATACGATCCGACGGGTTGGGCATCCGGTAAATATACAAGCCTGGACCCCATTGCCCGCAGAAGACGATTCAGCGAAGCCCACCCCGGTGTTTTCGACGCAAACCTGAACCCGCTTTACGATACCGACTGGTTCAAGGAAACCACGCAGAACAAACTTTCTCAAAACCACCAGTTGGGTTTCAGTGGGGGTAACGAGCGCACCCAGTACTCCTTGTCGATCGGCTACCGCAACGACGAAGGTCTGATCAAGACGTCGTACATGCGCCGGTACTCGGGCCGTTTTACCATTGACGATCAGGTTAAAAAGTGGTTGAAAATCGGTGGTACACTGAGCTACAACAACCAGACAGAGAACCTGGTGGACATCAACGATGCCGTTGCTCGCCAGATCGTGGAAGATTTCCCGTTCCTGCCGGTAAGATACTCGGATGGTACGTATGCTAGCAACCGTGATTACCCGAGCGCCGAAGGTTCGTTCAGTTCCATGCACCGGCTGATGGACCGGCGGTACATCCTGAACACGCAGACCACGCTGGGAAGCCTTTACAGCAACATTACCTTTGCTAAAGGGCTGGAAATGCGCACGGTATTGGGTGTCAACCTGATGACGCAGGAAAACAACGAATCGCAAACCCGGACGCTGAACCCCGGTCAGTTTGGGAACGCAGCCAGCCGGAACCGCCGGGAGAACTTCTGGTCACTGGAAAATTACCTGACTTACAACAAGCAGATCAGCGACAACCAGAACCTGACGGCCCTGCTCGGTTTATCGTGGCAGGAAACAAACTTCTTCAATATGTCAGCGACAGTTCAAAACTTCGCTACAGACTATTTTGGATACAACAACTTAGGAGCTGGAGCTACCAACCCGCAGGTGGGATCGGGTGCGTCACGGTTTGCATTTAACTCGTACTTCGGTCGGGTTAACTACAGCCTGATGGAAAAATACCTGTTCACCGTAACGGGCCGGGCCGATGGTTCGTCGAAATTTGGTGCCAACCACAAGTTTGCGTTCTTCCCGTCGGCTGCTTTTGCCTGGCGTGTATCGGAAGAAAGCTTCCTGAAAGGCAACCCGGTTATTTCCAACCTGAAACTTCGTACCAGCTACGGCTTAACGGGTAACTCCGAAATTCCGCCTTATACGTCACTGGCGCTGTTAAGCTCCAACTATGCAACCATTTACGGCGATACGCGCTTTAACGGAACGGGGATCGACCGCCTGGCCAACCCCGACCTGCGGTGGGAAAAAACGGCTCAGACCGACATTGGTCTGGAAATCGGTATCCTGAAAGGCCGCATCAACCTGGAAGCGGACTACTACTACCGTAAGACAACCGACATGCTGCTCGATGCGCCCGTACCGCGTACCAGTGGTTACGCAACCATTCGTCAGAACGTTGGCTCGATGCAGAACCAGGGCTTTGAGTTTGCGCTGAATACCGTCAACATCGACCGTCCCGGCTTCTCGTGGAATACGACGTTCAACCTGTCGATGAACCGCAACAAGGTGCTTTCGCTGGCTACGCCGTCGGACATCTTCAACGTGGGTGGCCCGAACTTCACCAACCCGACGAACATCATCCGCATTGGCGAGCCGGTTGGGTCATTCTGGGGTCTGACCCGTCTGGGTACCTGGAGCGAAGCGGAGCGCGAAGAGGCTGCTAAATTCACCAGCTACCGGAACAACCTGACCATGCTGCCGGGTGACATCAAATACCTGGACGTGAACGGTGATAAAATCATCAACGACGCCGACCGGAGCATTATTGGAAACGGTAGCCCGAAAGGCTGGGGTGCGTTCACTAACAACGTTCGTTTCAAAAACTTCGATGCAACGCTCGAACTTCAGTACATGTATGGCAACGATGTTATGCTGATGAACCTGCACGCCAGCGAAGACCGGCAGGCCCTGGCCAACAGCTATGCTTCGGTGTTGAACGCCTGGAGACCGGATAACCAGAATACGCCAATCGCCGAAATCCGGGAAACCCGGGCGGGCTACGTAACCAACGTAGACAGCCACTGGATCAAAAACGGTTCGTTCCTGCGGGGCCGTAACCTGCTGCTGGGCTACACCTTCCCGAGCCAGGTGACCGAGCGGATCAAAGTAAACCGGCTCCGGTTGTACGCTACGGTGCAGAACTTCTTCCTGCTGGTTGAAGATCCGATCGTTGGCGATCCTGAAGTAACGCCGACCAACCAGGGAGATGGCAACAGCGCCTTCTCACAAGGGATGATCTGGCACAACTATCCGAAGCCAACCACGTACATGCTGGGACTCCAGATTGGCCTCTAA
- a CDS encoding VOC family protein, with amino-acid sequence MKQNIAQIALVVDDYDEAIQFYTQKLSFTLVEDTELSPTKRWVLVQPPGSTGCRLLLAKAADELQKSRVGNQTGGRVFLFLHTDDFWRDYQRLVENEIVFVREPARQTYGTVAVFEDLYGNLWDLIGPA; translated from the coding sequence ATGAAACAGAACATTGCGCAGATCGCGCTTGTCGTTGACGATTACGATGAAGCGATTCAGTTTTATACCCAAAAACTAAGTTTTACGCTGGTCGAAGATACTGAACTGTCGCCAACCAAACGGTGGGTGTTGGTGCAGCCGCCGGGTTCAACGGGCTGTCGGCTGCTGCTCGCCAAAGCCGCCGATGAATTGCAGAAAAGTCGGGTAGGCAACCAGACCGGCGGACGGGTCTTCTTATTTCTGCACACCGACGATTTCTGGCGGGATTATCAGCGCCTGGTTGAAAACGAGATTGTCTTTGTACGAGAACCTGCCAGACAGACCTACGGAACGGTGGCCGTTTTCGAGGACTTATACGGTAATTTGTGGGATTTAATCGGGCCTGCGTGA
- a CDS encoding lysylphosphatidylglycerol synthase transmembrane domain-containing protein, producing the protein MPKFVKTAVKIALSLLSLWLVFRKIEPDRVWEVITRVHPAWLLGAAALFVLSKVASAERLLRLFEQLGLSIRRQANLKLYWLGMYYNLFLPGGIGGDGYKVYLLNRLTGTPVKALIGATLLDRLIGLLPLIYAVLVFAVLVPEVSVWVGREAGWFWLAGIPIVHWGAKWLLGRVMPSFSPAFERAVGWSVLVQGLQMLQILALLRAVEAAGRPETYLLIFLISSVVATIPFTIGGAGARELTFLLGAQWLAVPADAAVAVSLLFYIITALVSLTGLVYSFQSSSLTKELSS; encoded by the coding sequence ATGCCAAAATTTGTAAAAACCGCCGTCAAAATTGCGTTATCCCTCCTTTCGTTATGGCTGGTATTCCGCAAGATTGAACCGGACCGGGTTTGGGAGGTAATAACGCGGGTACATCCGGCGTGGCTACTGGGAGCAGCGGCTCTGTTTGTGCTTTCAAAAGTGGCTTCGGCGGAGCGGTTACTACGGTTGTTTGAGCAGCTTGGCTTGTCCATTCGCCGTCAGGCCAACCTGAAACTGTATTGGCTGGGTATGTATTATAACCTGTTTCTGCCCGGTGGCATCGGCGGAGACGGGTATAAGGTTTATCTGTTAAATCGCCTGACCGGAACCCCGGTGAAAGCCCTGATTGGAGCCACGCTTCTAGACCGGCTGATCGGTCTGCTGCCGCTGATTTACGCCGTACTGGTGTTTGCCGTACTAGTGCCCGAGGTGTCGGTTTGGGTGGGGAGAGAGGCAGGCTGGTTCTGGCTGGCGGGCATACCGATTGTGCACTGGGGGGCCAAGTGGCTCTTAGGGCGGGTTATGCCGTCGTTTTCCCCGGCTTTCGAGCGGGCCGTCGGCTGGTCGGTACTGGTGCAGGGCTTACAGATGCTCCAGATTCTGGCGTTACTACGGGCCGTTGAAGCGGCAGGGAGACCAGAAACCTACCTGCTGATTTTCCTGATTTCGTCCGTGGTGGCCACCATTCCTTTCACGATTGGCGGAGCCGGCGCGCGGGAACTGACGTTTTTGCTGGGTGCCCAGTGGCTGGCAGTACCCGCCGATGCCGCCGTAGCGGTCAGTTTATTGTTCTACATCATTACGGCTTTGGTATCGTTAACCGGCCTGGTGTACAGCTTTCAGTCCTCATCACTAACTAAGGAGCTAAGCTCATGA
- a CDS encoding glycosyltransferase family 2 protein, protein MQPYLSIVICVYNEEGNIFPMIEQIERALIGYDFEIVYVNDGSTDRTLVELKSVHNDRLVVVDLQTNYGQSLALAAGIDVARGEYIVTMDGDLQNDPADIPMMLRLAEEGDYDLVAGIRAKRQDGALLRKLPSRIANWIIRQTSGVHLKDYGCALKVFRADLAKSLGLYGELHRFIPVLARLEGARMTQVDVQHHPRRIGQSKYGLGRTLKVVSDLILMLFMKKYLRKPMHLFGSWGLMALAVGLLINGYLLFQKLLGHDIWGRPLLILGTILVLAGIQLITFGIMTELQMRTYYESQDKKPYKIRRIYKSELV, encoded by the coding sequence ATGCAACCGTATCTCTCCATTGTTATCTGTGTCTATAACGAAGAAGGCAATATTTTCCCGATGATCGAGCAGATTGAGCGGGCGTTGATCGGGTACGATTTTGAAATCGTGTACGTCAACGACGGCTCTACTGACCGGACACTGGTCGAGTTGAAATCCGTGCACAATGACCGGCTGGTGGTGGTCGATCTCCAAACGAATTACGGCCAGAGTCTGGCCCTGGCGGCCGGAATCGACGTTGCCAGGGGGGAGTACATCGTTACGATGGACGGCGATCTGCAAAATGATCCCGCCGATATTCCGATGATGCTCCGGCTGGCCGAAGAGGGCGATTATGACCTGGTAGCTGGTATTCGGGCCAAACGTCAGGACGGGGCGTTGCTGCGTAAATTACCCAGCCGCATCGCCAACTGGATCATCCGGCAAACGTCGGGCGTACACCTGAAAGATTACGGCTGCGCCCTGAAAGTGTTTCGGGCCGATCTGGCCAAAAGTCTCGGTTTGTACGGAGAGCTTCACCGGTTTATTCCCGTGCTGGCCCGGCTGGAAGGCGCGCGCATGACGCAGGTTGACGTACAGCACCACCCGCGTCGGATCGGGCAGTCGAAATACGGCTTGGGCCGTACGCTGAAAGTGGTCAGCGACCTGATCCTGATGCTGTTCATGAAAAAGTACCTCCGCAAACCGATGCATCTTTTCGGAAGCTGGGGGCTGATGGCGCTGGCCGTGGGACTATTGATCAACGGCTACCTGCTCTTCCAGAAGCTGCTGGGCCACGACATCTGGGGCCGTCCACTGCTGATTCTCGGAACCATTTTGGTACTAGCTGGTATCCAGTTAATTACCTTTGGTATCATGACGGAGCTGCAAATGAGAACCTATTACGAGTCGCAGGATAAAAAACCGTATAAAATCCGGCGGATCTATAAATCGGAGCTGGTATAA
- a CDS encoding ArnT family glycosyltransferase — protein MPFHQKPVFWQLLSVALLIPALFSYLGFLPLDTGTDEPRRALVALEMILSGDYLTPTLNGELYFNKPPLYNWLIATSFQLFGNYSSFALRFPMIVSLLLYGVTIYLLVKPYLGGRVAFAAALMLITNTRILLYDSMLGLIDITFSWLTYTAFILVYRFDQKRKYWALFLSTYLLTALGFMMKGLPSLVFQGFTLLAYFLYTKQFRRLFSPAHFAGIALFLLIVGSYYVAYFDRNNIPPEKIASVLFDESAKRTVVKFGIGETLLHMLTFPFEMLYHYAPWMLLVVLLFRKGALAWKQPATAQSQPTDRPLIAGQPFVLFNAIIFLANFVIYWSSPQVYARYLLMLLPLLFTIFAYVYYERTSPTDWRRRSWEGLLGIVMVVVTLGAWVPLFHPETQVIPGVLWKCGLMFAGLGFITYHYIRQPEHRLIILIAFLAMFRNGFNWLVIPPRLAHRQEYKDSSERIARQSLGKPLYGYKETIGDDGQTDVNSFHIEAVRGEILRRTDRKLPNALYIADSTALSGERYQTLSDFDLFDRHPAKLVRFAP, from the coding sequence ATGCCTTTCCATCAGAAACCGGTTTTCTGGCAACTGCTCAGTGTTGCACTGCTGATTCCGGCTCTTTTTTCATACCTGGGTTTTCTGCCGCTGGATACCGGAACCGACGAACCGCGCCGGGCGTTGGTGGCACTGGAAATGATTCTGTCGGGCGACTACCTGACGCCTACTCTGAACGGCGAGCTCTATTTCAATAAACCGCCCCTCTATAACTGGCTGATTGCGACCTCGTTTCAGCTCTTTGGGAACTATTCATCATTTGCACTGCGGTTTCCGATGATTGTTTCGCTGTTGCTCTATGGCGTAACCATCTACCTGCTCGTCAAACCGTATCTGGGTGGTCGGGTTGCGTTCGCGGCCGCGCTGATGCTTATCACCAACACCCGAATTTTATTGTACGATTCAATGTTGGGGCTGATCGACATTACGTTTTCGTGGCTTACCTACACGGCTTTTATCCTGGTGTATCGTTTCGACCAGAAGCGTAAGTATTGGGCGTTGTTTCTAAGTACGTATTTGCTGACAGCCCTCGGTTTCATGATGAAAGGACTGCCTTCGCTGGTGTTTCAGGGCTTTACTTTACTCGCTTATTTTCTCTACACAAAGCAGTTTCGCAGGCTCTTCAGCCCGGCGCATTTTGCGGGGATTGCGCTCTTTTTACTGATTGTTGGGAGCTACTATGTGGCTTATTTCGATCGGAACAACATTCCGCCGGAGAAAATCGCATCGGTTTTATTTGACGAGAGCGCCAAACGGACCGTCGTGAAGTTTGGCATCGGGGAGACGCTGCTTCACATGCTGACGTTTCCCTTCGAAATGCTGTACCATTACGCCCCCTGGATGCTGCTGGTGGTATTGCTGTTCCGGAAAGGGGCTTTGGCGTGGAAACAACCGGCCACCGCCCAGAGTCAGCCCACTGATCGGCCGTTAATCGCCGGGCAACCGTTTGTATTATTCAATGCCATTATTTTTCTGGCCAACTTTGTCATTTACTGGTCGTCTCCTCAGGTGTACGCCAGGTATTTGCTCATGTTGCTTCCCCTGCTCTTTACGATTTTTGCCTACGTTTATTACGAACGAACCTCTCCGACCGACTGGCGACGCCGGAGTTGGGAAGGGTTGCTGGGAATCGTTATGGTGGTGGTCACGCTGGGGGCATGGGTACCGTTATTTCACCCGGAAACGCAGGTAATACCGGGGGTATTGTGGAAATGTGGGTTGATGTTTGCGGGGCTTGGGTTCATTACATACCACTACATCCGGCAACCCGAACACCGGTTGATTATCCTGATTGCCTTTCTGGCGATGTTCCGTAACGGTTTCAACTGGCTGGTTATTCCGCCCCGGCTGGCGCACCGGCAGGAATACAAAGATTCTTCGGAGCGGATTGCGCGGCAGTCGCTCGGGAAACCGTTGTATGGTTATAAAGAAACCATCGGCGACGACGGGCAAACCGACGTGAACAGCTTTCACATCGAAGCGGTGCGCGGGGAAATCCTACGCAGAACCGACCGCAAACTGCCCAATGCCCTTTACATTGCCGACTCGACCGCGCTGTCCGGGGAGCGCTACCAAACTCTTTCTGATTTTGACTTGTTTGACAGACATCCGGCCAAGTTAGTTCGCTTTGCACCTTAG
- the meaB gene encoding methylmalonyl Co-A mutase-associated GTPase MeaB — protein sequence MMRRLPPDHYITGIRAGDRLVLSRAITLVESQLDSDQALALQVLEAVLPQTGYSIRIGVTGVPGVGKSTFIEAFGKHLTSLGKKIAVLAIDPSSQRSHGSILGDKTRMETLSMDPLAYIRPSPSGGSSGGVGNKTRETMLLCEAAGFDVILVETVGVGQSETVVHGMVDFFLLLMLAGAGDELQGLKRGIMELADAVAITKADGDNAAAAERARMEYQNALHLFPPAPSQWAPPVLTCSALQNRGIGELWQLIIEHQTRLTQNGFRDRNRQQQNLDWLHRTIHQQLETRFYQQPGMPEHLAKLEKQVQKGEILPLQAAKLLLASWR from the coding sequence CTGATGCGCCGACTGCCGCCCGACCACTACATTACCGGTATTCGAGCCGGTGACCGACTGGTACTAAGCCGGGCTATTACGTTGGTTGAAAGTCAGTTGGATAGCGATCAGGCGTTGGCCTTACAGGTACTGGAGGCCGTTTTGCCCCAAACCGGCTACTCAATCCGAATTGGTGTGACGGGCGTTCCGGGTGTGGGTAAAAGTACGTTTATCGAAGCGTTTGGCAAGCACCTGACTTCGTTGGGAAAAAAGATTGCCGTTCTGGCCATTGACCCCAGCAGCCAGCGATCTCACGGCAGTATCTTAGGCGATAAAACCCGGATGGAAACCCTGTCGATGGACCCGCTGGCTTACATTCGCCCTTCGCCCTCGGGCGGCTCGTCGGGGGGCGTGGGCAACAAAACCCGCGAGACGATGCTGCTCTGTGAAGCGGCTGGCTTTGATGTTATTCTGGTTGAAACGGTGGGCGTCGGGCAATCCGAAACCGTGGTTCACGGGATGGTGGATTTTTTCCTGCTGCTGATGCTGGCCGGAGCCGGTGACGAACTTCAGGGCCTGAAACGTGGCATCATGGAACTGGCCGATGCCGTTGCCATTACTAAAGCCGACGGCGACAACGCGGCCGCGGCCGAACGCGCCCGGATGGAATACCAGAACGCCCTGCACCTTTTCCCGCCTGCCCCGTCGCAGTGGGCCCCGCCCGTACTGACTTGCTCGGCGCTTCAGAATCGGGGAATCGGAGAGCTCTGGCAGCTTATTATAGAACACCAGACGCGGCTCACCCAGAACGGTTTTCGCGACCGTAACCGCCAGCAGCAAAATCTCGACTGGCTTCACCGCACCATCCATCAGCAGCTCGAAACCCGTTTTTATCAACAGCCCGGTATGCCGGAGCACCTGGCCAAACTGGAAAAGCAGGTCCAGAAAGGCGAAATCTTGCCGCTGCAGGCCGCCAAGCTCCTGTTAGCGTCGTGGCGTTGA